From Syntrophorhabdus sp., a single genomic window includes:
- a CDS encoding 2-oxoacid:ferredoxin oxidoreductase subunit gamma — MTTKTIFSGFGGQGVLSMGFTLANAAMLEGRYVTYLPSYGVEVRGGTANCTVVVSDEEIASPVASEPEFVVAMNQPSFNRFQNILQAGGLMCVNASLVNASSVRSDIEVLSIPTSELAEKLGTIKVANMIMLGVLIRASNIISFDAMIKNLAELLGEGKSKLIKLNREALETGFNYVKEQ; from the coding sequence ATGACGACAAAGACGATATTTTCGGGCTTCGGCGGGCAGGGTGTTCTCTCCATGGGGTTTACCCTCGCGAATGCCGCGATGCTGGAGGGCAGGTATGTGACCTACCTTCCGTCCTATGGCGTGGAGGTGCGCGGCGGCACCGCGAATTGCACCGTGGTGGTCTCCGACGAGGAGATCGCTTCGCCTGTGGCCTCGGAGCCGGAATTCGTCGTTGCCATGAACCAGCCCTCCTTCAACCGCTTCCAGAACATCCTCCAAGCGGGGGGTCTCATGTGTGTCAACGCCTCTCTCGTGAATGCCTCATCGGTGCGGAGCGACATAGAGGTCCTTTCCATCCCCACGAGCGAGCTCGCGGAGAAACTGGGAACGATAAAAGTTGCCAACATGATCATGCTCGGGGTGTTGATCAGGGCGAGCAACATCATATCCTTCGATGCCATGATCAAGAATCTCGCGGAGCTTCTCGGCGAAGGGAAGTCAAAACTGATCAAGCTGAACAGGGAAGCCCTCGAAACGGGCTTCAATTACGTCAAGGAGCAATGA
- a CDS encoding ACT domain-containing protein — translation MVITQLSVSLENVPGALSHVSELLGREGVNIRAISVADTSDISTVRFVVDDPEKAKNILKGNGFNPRETGVLAVETPDHPGGLLAVLKPLNAAGINVHYLYPHLGRVSGNAIVILGVDRTEEAQKVLAQNWVKTLGKEVYSI, via the coding sequence ATGGTGATCACGCAGCTGTCCGTCAGTCTCGAGAATGTGCCCGGCGCGCTCTCGCACGTGAGCGAGCTCCTCGGTCGCGAAGGCGTGAACATCCGCGCCATCTCCGTGGCCGATACATCGGATATCAGCACCGTCCGTTTCGTCGTCGACGACCCCGAGAAGGCAAAGAACATTCTCAAGGGCAACGGTTTCAACCCGCGCGAGACAGGCGTCCTTGCCGTCGAGACCCCGGACCACCCGGGGGGTCTCCTGGCCGTGCTCAAGCCTCTCAATGCCGCCGGAATAAACGTCCACTATCTCTATCCCCACCTGGGAAGGGTGTCAGGCAACGCCATCGTCATCCTGGGTGTGGACAGGACCGAAGAGGCCCAGAAGGTGCTGGCCCAGAACTGGGTCAAGACACTGGGCAAAGAAGTGTATAGCATATAG